GCGGCGCCCACCGCGCATTCGTTGCAGCCGCCCATGATGATGGCGCTGACGTTGGAGTCGTTGCTGAAATCGTTGATGTTGCGCAAGGATTCGGCGGCGTCCGAGCGGTTGTCCTTCACCTTGAGCTCGATCTTCCGGCCGCCCAGTGCGCCGGAGGAGTTCAACTGCTCGACCTTCAGTTCCAGCGCCCGCTGGTACACCTTGCCCACCGGTGCCGAGGCGCCGGAGAGTTCGAGGTCCGCGGCGATCACGATCGGGCTGGTGTCCTGCTGCTCCTCGCCGAACTGGCAGCCGGTGAGCGTGGTGGCCAGCACGGCCGATGCGAGCGCGGCGATGCTCGCGGAGCGGATGGGGCTCAACTCAGTCCTCCAGGTGCGGCGCGGGCGCAGCCCGATCACCGCCGCTTGTCCGTCCTCAGTAGAGAACGGGATTGGTCTGCCGTACGGTGTGCGCGAAGCCTGCAAAACCTTGCCAACGCCGGGCCCTGTGGTCAAGCGCGGAAGCCGGGAGCCGTTTTCGGGACGCTCATCCCACATGGTGGGGACATCGAATGTTTACGGTTGCTCACTTTGCCGGATCGACCGACCACGCTGGACGCACATGCCCTGTTCAGGGGGCTGGGGAAAAGAAGGTAATAGTTGACCGCAGACCGGCTTGAGTGCCCGCCGACCGATTCCTGCCTCACTGCGGCTTCCCAAACAGGATCTTCTCTGATGAAATCGCGGCCGTGCCGCGCGTGGCGCTGGCCGCTGTACCAGGCACGGGTCGGCGGGTCAGGCGTGGAAGAAACGACGGAGGCGATGTCGTGAGCACCGGACCTACGACCCTGCCCGAGCGCCTCGGTGCCGACCCGCGGAACCGGCGACGGCGGCTGCCCCGGCTGCGGGACGCGCGGATCCGTTCCAAGCTCGCCCTCATCCTGGTCGTCCCGGTGGCCGCCGTCATCGCACTGGCGACCATCCGACTCGTCTCGGTCGGTGAGGGCGCCTACGACGCCACCCGGATCCGCTCCCTCACCGCGCTGTCGATCGACATCTCGGCGCTCAGCCAGGACCTGCACAAGGAACGGATGGCCGCGGCCGGCTACCTGGCCGCCCCCGACCAGAAGCCGGACGACTACAACCTGCGGGTCCGCCGCACCGACGAGCGGATCACGGCGTACCGGGAGGAGCGGGGCCGGCTCGACGAGCTGCCGGCCTCGGTCCGGGACCGGCTCAAGGTCATCGACGACCACCTGGCGACGCTGAACGGCACCCGGCAGGAGGTGCTGGACCGGCAGCAGATGCCGGTGGCCGAGGCGAGCCTGCGCTACGGCATCATCCTCACCGACCTCGTCTCGTACGGCGACACCCTCGCCCAGCAGCCGGGCGGGGAGAGCCTGGCCGACGCCCGCCGGGCGGTGGCGGCCTTCGCCCACGCCAAGGCGGCGGTCGCCGAGGAACAGGCGGTGGCCTTCACCGCGCTCGCCTCCGGGCGGCTCGACGAGGAGCAGTTCTCCTCCTTCGTGGCCACCCTGACCAGCCAGCAGGAGGCGCTGCTCTCCTTCTCGCGCGCCGCCGAGCCGGAGCAGCGGGCCCTGGTCGACAGCACGGTCTCCGGCGACGCGGTGCAGCTCTCCGACCGGGTCGCGGCCGACCTGTCCCGGTCGGTCGGGCAGGTCCCGCTGGTCACCCGGGACGATGCCTCCGCCGCCATCGGCGCGGTCGACGATCTGATGCGGTGGGCCGAGATCCAGCTCCAGGACCGGCTGTTCGCCGAGGCCGACGCGGCCCGTACGGAGGTCATCCGACAGGCGGTCGTCGAGACGTCGCTCGTGCTGCTCACCCTGATCATCGCGGTGACGCTCGCCGTGGTCCTCGCCCGCTCGCTCAACCACTCGCTGCGCCGGCTGCGGGAGGGCGCCCTGGCGGTGGCCAACCACGACCTGCCGGAGGCGGTCAGCCGCCTGCAGAACGTCGGCACCATCGGCGACGGCGGGGTGGAGGAGATCGTCCAGCAGGTCCGGGACCCGATCAAGCTCAGCAACCGCGACGAGGTCGGCCAGGTGGCGGTGGCCTTCAACGTGGTGCACCGGGAGGCCGTCCGGGTGGCGGCCGAGCAGGCCGCGCTGCGGACCAGCGTGTCGGCGATGTTCCTCAACCTGGCCCGGCGCAGTCAGACCCTGGTCGACCGGATGATCGGCGAGCTGGACGCGATCGAGCGCGGCGAGGAGGACCCGAAGCGCCTCGCCCAGCTCTTCGAGCTCGACCACCTGGCCACCCGGATGCGCCGCAACGACGAGAACCTGCTGGTGCTGGCCGGGGCCGACTCGGCCGTGCCGCGCCGCGACGACGCGCTCCTGGTGGACGTGCTGCGGGCCGCCCAGTCCGAGGTGGAGCTCTACAACCGGATCGAGTTCGGCACGGTCGACACCGACGTGTCGGTCGCCGCGCACGCGGTCAACGACGTGGTCCGGCTGGTCGCTGAGCTGCTGGACAACGCCACCCGGTTCTCCCCGCCGAACACCACCGTGGTGGCCGACGGCCGGCGGATCCGGGACTACGTGCTGATCCAGGTGGAGGACCGGGGTCTGGGCCTCACCGACGAGCAGCTCGACTCGCTGAACCGGCGGCTGGCCGCCCCGCCGACGGTGGACGTGGCCGCGTTCCGGCTGATGGGCCTCGCCGTGGTGAGTCGGCTCGCCTCCCGCTACGGCGTCCGCGTGGAGCTGCGGCGGAACGTGGAGGGCGGGACCGTCGTCCAGGTGACCCTGCCGAACTCCACGGTGGTGCTGCCGGCCAGCCGGGGCCACGACCCGGCGCCGCTGGCCCGGCCGCGCCAGCCGCTGGCTGTCGAGCAGGCGCCGCTGTCCCCGGTCGGCCACGCCGACCCGCTGGACGGCGCCGGGCGTACCGCCGCGGCCACCCTGACCGACCAGTGGCGTACCGCGGCGCCCTCGCCGGCCCGCTGGCAGGGGGCGACCGAGGCGCGGGACACCGGCCCCGCGGTGCAGGTGGGGGGCTCCACCGGCGCGCTGCCGAGCCTGCCCGCCATGCCGGCCACCACGCCGGCCGCGCCCCCGCCGCCGGCCCCCGTCTCCAGCGGCCTGTCGGTGGGTACGCCCACCGGCGCCCACCCCATCCGCGAGCCGCTGCCGAAGCGGAACCGCGGCGGGGAGACCGCCAGCCCGGGCACCTCGGGGCTGCCGGTGGGTCCGATCGCCGGGCTGGGCGCCGCCGCGGCCGGCCCGGCCCCGGTGTCGCCCGTGATCCCGCCGGTCGCGGCGGCACGGGTGACTCCGTCCGCGCCGGTGGCCCCGGCCGCCCCGGTGGTCGCCCGGCCGGACCAGCGGGCCGAGGCGCCGATCTTCCGGGAGATGGAGGCGGTCTGGTTCCGCTCACACGGTGACGACGAGACGACGATCTTCACCCGGCCCCGGTTCGACGAGCCCGCCCCGGCCGCGCAGCAGCCGGTCGCCGCGGCGTCGCGGCCGCCGCTGCCGACCCGTACCTCGGGCGCCCAGGCGTCGGGTGTGACGTCGCCGCCGCCGTACACTCCGCCGTCGGCGTCGTCCGTGCCGCCCGCTCCGGCCGTACCCCCGTCCGTGCCACCGGCCTCCGCGCCGGCGTCGGCGCCGCCGGCGGCGGACGCGGACGCCTGGCGGACGGCGGCCGACGAGGGCTGGTCGCGGGCGACCCGGGCCGCCGAGCCGACCACCGGCGGCACCACCCGTTCCGGCCTGCCGAAGCGGGTGCCGCAGGCCCAGCTCGTCCCCGGCGGCATCGAGCCGAAGGGGGGCCGGTCCCAGAGCCGGCGCACGCCGGACGAAGTACGCGGCCTGCTGTCGGCCTACCACCGCGGTGTGCAGCGGGGGCGGACGGCCGGCGCGGACCTGAACAGCACCTCGATCAAGGAGACGAACCGATGAACAGGCCAGCGGCCATGCAGGACATGGGTTGGCTGCTCACCAACTTCGCCGACAGCGTGGCGGGCATCGCCCACGTGGTGGCGGTGTCCGCGGACGGGCTGCTGCTCGCCTCCTCCCGGGACCTGCCCGGGGACCGGGCGGACCAGCTCGCCGCGATCACGGCCGGCGTGGTGAGCCTGACCGAGGGTGCGGCGCGGATGTTCAGCGCGGGCGGCGTGCTCCAGACCGTGATCGAGATGGACAGCGGATACCTGTTCCTGATGTCGATCAGCGACGGCTCGTCGATGGCGGTGCTCGCCGCGCGCAGCTGCGACGTGGGCCAGGTGGGCTACGAGATGGCGCTGCTGGTGGAGCGGGTGGGTGCCGCCCTGGTGCCGCTGCCCCGGGACGTCGTGCGGTCCTGACCGGAACCCGCGTGACCAGGTGATCCGGAGCCGGCCCGGCTCCGTACGGAGGGAGGTGATCGCGAGATGGAACCACGGCGGGACCCGCGCGGCGCGCTGGTGCGACCGTACGCGGTCACCCGGGGCCGCACCGAGCCGCTGCAGAACATCGCCCTGGAAGCGGTGCTGTCGTGCACACCCACCCAGGTGGCCGAGGCGCGGTTCGCCGGGCACGACAAGTACCGCATCGCCTCGGTCTGCGAGGGCCGGGCACAGTCGCTCGCGGAGATCGCCGCGTACACCCGGATGCCGCTGGGCGTCACCCGGGTGCTGGTCGCCGACATGGTGGCCGAGGGCCTGCTGACGCTACACACTGCCGCTCCCGCGACGGGGTTCGAGGAGCGGATGAACCTGCTTGGAAGGGTGCTAAGTGGACTTCGCGAACTATGACCCCGCCGGGGCGCACCGCAGCCGGGAGATCATCTCCGCGAAGATCGTGGTCGCGGGCGGCTTCGGCGTG
The window above is part of the Micromonospora inositola genome. Proteins encoded here:
- a CDS encoding sensor histidine kinase, with product MSTGPTTLPERLGADPRNRRRRLPRLRDARIRSKLALILVVPVAAVIALATIRLVSVGEGAYDATRIRSLTALSIDISALSQDLHKERMAAAGYLAAPDQKPDDYNLRVRRTDERITAYREERGRLDELPASVRDRLKVIDDHLATLNGTRQEVLDRQQMPVAEASLRYGIILTDLVSYGDTLAQQPGGESLADARRAVAAFAHAKAAVAEEQAVAFTALASGRLDEEQFSSFVATLTSQQEALLSFSRAAEPEQRALVDSTVSGDAVQLSDRVAADLSRSVGQVPLVTRDDASAAIGAVDDLMRWAEIQLQDRLFAEADAARTEVIRQAVVETSLVLLTLIIAVTLAVVLARSLNHSLRRLREGALAVANHDLPEAVSRLQNVGTIGDGGVEEIVQQVRDPIKLSNRDEVGQVAVAFNVVHREAVRVAAEQAALRTSVSAMFLNLARRSQTLVDRMIGELDAIERGEEDPKRLAQLFELDHLATRMRRNDENLLVLAGADSAVPRRDDALLVDVLRAAQSEVELYNRIEFGTVDTDVSVAAHAVNDVVRLVAELLDNATRFSPPNTTVVADGRRIRDYVLIQVEDRGLGLTDEQLDSLNRRLAAPPTVDVAAFRLMGLAVVSRLASRYGVRVELRRNVEGGTVVQVTLPNSTVVLPASRGHDPAPLARPRQPLAVEQAPLSPVGHADPLDGAGRTAAATLTDQWRTAAPSPARWQGATEARDTGPAVQVGGSTGALPSLPAMPATTPAAPPPPAPVSSGLSVGTPTGAHPIREPLPKRNRGGETASPGTSGLPVGPIAGLGAAAAGPAPVSPVIPPVAAARVTPSAPVAPAAPVVARPDQRAEAPIFREMEAVWFRSHGDDETTIFTRPRFDEPAPAAQQPVAAASRPPLPTRTSGAQASGVTSPPPYTPPSASSVPPAPAVPPSVPPASAPASAPPAADADAWRTAADEGWSRATRAAEPTTGGTTRSGLPKRVPQAQLVPGGIEPKGGRSQSRRTPDEVRGLLSAYHRGVQRGRTAGADLNSTSIKETNR
- a CDS encoding DUF742 domain-containing protein, producing the protein MEPRRDPRGALVRPYAVTRGRTEPLQNIALEAVLSCTPTQVAEARFAGHDKYRIASVCEGRAQSLAEIAAYTRMPLGVTRVLVADMVAEGLLTLHTAAPATGFEERMNLLGRVLSGLREL
- a CDS encoding roadblock/LC7 domain-containing protein, which translates into the protein MNRPAAMQDMGWLLTNFADSVAGIAHVVAVSADGLLLASSRDLPGDRADQLAAITAGVVSLTEGAARMFSAGGVLQTVIEMDSGYLFLMSISDGSSMAVLAARSCDVGQVGYEMALLVERVGAALVPLPRDVVRS